A single genomic interval of Ramlibacter sp. harbors:
- a CDS encoding ParB/RepB/Spo0J family partition protein, whose amino-acid sequence MVTKKPKGLGRGLEALLGPKVSESNGDSVASHPGLPASLRLEDMVPGMYQPRTRMDEGALYELAESIKAQGIMQPILVRKLEAGANEGKYEIIAGERRFRAARLAGLDSVPVLVRDVPDESAAAMSLIENIQREDLNPLEEAHGLQRLVKEFGLTHEQAAQAVGRSRSAASNLLRLLNLTDPVQTMLMAGDIDMGHARALLALEKASQITAANQIAARKMSVREAESLVKKLSAEFNLVSPKPKKEKSRDLRRVEEELSDLLTAEVEVRVKKRVKRHGRTEEMGELAIQFGSLEELNGLIERLRK is encoded by the coding sequence ATGGTCACCAAAAAACCCAAGGGACTGGGCCGCGGCCTGGAGGCGCTGCTGGGCCCCAAGGTCAGCGAATCGAACGGCGACAGCGTGGCCAGCCATCCCGGCCTGCCGGCATCGCTGCGGCTCGAGGACATGGTGCCCGGCATGTACCAGCCGCGCACCCGCATGGACGAGGGTGCCCTTTACGAGCTGGCCGAGAGCATCAAGGCCCAGGGCATCATGCAGCCCATCCTGGTGCGCAAGCTGGAGGCGGGTGCCAACGAGGGCAAGTACGAAATCATTGCCGGCGAACGCCGCTTCCGCGCGGCCAGGCTGGCGGGCCTGGACAGCGTGCCCGTGCTGGTGCGCGACGTGCCCGACGAGTCGGCCGCGGCCATGTCGCTGATTGAAAACATCCAGCGCGAAGACCTCAACCCGCTCGAAGAAGCCCATGGCCTGCAACGCCTGGTGAAAGAGTTTGGGCTCACTCACGAGCAGGCAGCACAGGCTGTCGGCCGCTCGCGCAGCGCGGCCAGCAACCTGCTGCGCCTGCTCAACCTGACCGATCCGGTGCAGACCATGTTGATGGCCGGCGACATCGACATGGGCCATGCGCGGGCCCTGCTGGCGCTTGAAAAGGCCTCTCAGATCACGGCCGCCAACCAGATCGCGGCGCGCAAGATGTCGGTGCGCGAGGCCGAAAGCCTGGTCAAGAAACTCAGCGCCGAGTTCAACCTGGTGTCGCCCAAGCCCAAGAAGGAAAAGTCGCGCGACCTGCGCCGGGTCGAAGAGGAGCTGTCGGACCTGCTCACGGCCGAAGTCGAGGTGCGCGTCAAAAAGCGCGTCAAGCGCCATGGCCGCACCGAGGAAATGGGCGAGCTGGCGATCCAGTTTGGATCGCTGGAAGAGCTCAACGGATTGATCGAGCGCCTGCGCAAATAG